aaaatgaaatttctgaTGTTACTTGTCAAGTAATAATACTTTTCTTTATTTAGTTCAactaagtattttaaatattaaaatctgGTTCTCATCATATACAAATTATGCAACTTTGCTggtaatgttttaaaacaatatttttgtaTATAGCACTTGTCAATATAAATTCAGTGTCTGGTTTTTATCTAGCAGTGTAGAGAATGGCCTTTATGGTAAGGAAGATTGCATGTGCTTAAGTGGGTGTTACATCAGATGTACTTGCACAATATACACAGAAAGCTAATACATTGTATGGTAGCTTTCCTCATTTGTTTccagttattaaaataattaatctgTATTGAGCCTTAAAATAGAGTAGGCTGTCTCAGATGCCAGCTCTTTAAGTTAAACACTTTGGTTTTACAGTATTATAATAACCTTAATAGGAAGTGTCATTACttaattgaaacaataagtagAGAAACCAGAAGTGTGCCTCATTactattttgggggtttttttgttgttgtttgttggggtttttttttaatgtgtgtatCTATGTGTATGATACTACTTAAATTTTCAGTGCTTGTCTTCTACTGTAGTGGGcatcaaatattttttgtattttcagcatTGCTTAAATTGTTTACCTTCTCTCTGAAAATTACTGTAAGAAATAAGATGCTGTGAGAGATTCTGCTATGTCATCTAAAATTAAAGAATAAGTAAGGCTGTTCAGTGAACATCTTAAGCTAAGCTGGCAgtttcatggaagaaaaaagcagacttGTGCATCTGCCATCTCCTACTGTATCTGTTATGTTGGCATACTCACTTGTGCAAGTGGGCAATGACCAGACTGGGAAACTGTTCCTAGAGTGTTGAAGGTTATTTGGCTGGGCTAGATTTCTGCCAAAGCTGGTTACTGATCCTGCTTGCTGGGAGTTTGCACAAACCTTGGTGTTGGCACAGCAGTACAATGACACAGGAggttgcttctgctttttctgtgttaaGCTGTTTGAATTTCCCTCTCAGTCTAACCCCTTCTAATATAACAAAAAGTAAAGACACAGGAATATATAAActtgggggagagggagggagcacaaaaaacaaacaaaccttaAGATAGTGGTTATATTACAAAATTACCAGTATCAATACTGAGTGTTTTGATATCTGATGCCAAACTTAATGCAAGAGTATTGCTAATGCCAGCCCAAATACAAGATGCTAAACTTAGCACTGTTGCACGTTTAAATGAACAATAAATACCAGACACATAACCTCTCTTAAAAATGCAACAGTAATTTTATTAGTATGGGCAAGAAGAACCAATCTCTCTGAAAAGAAGGCATTTAACTTGGGTCTCTTAAACACACTTTGACTAGAGAGAGACTaaaattttgaggaaaaaagaattgaAGTAATGTATAGTGCATATTACTTTATTGtgtataaataatatatttagcTTTACCcttcaaatttttaaaatacttttttctgtttcctcactTCCCTGCCCAAAGAATGCCATTTTGAAAATCATAAAAGAATTTCACCTTTGGAATCTGCTCTGTCTTTCTGGACTTTacttgaaaaggaagaaattgaaCTGGAAAAGCTTCATAAAGATATTCGTCAGTTGATTCAAATTCAGGTTTGTGTGCCTTAAAATACTTTAGGGTGGTACCTATTAATTCTGCTCATTTTACAGGGCTCATTTTACAAAAAGTTTGCGCTGTTAGCAGGCTGAACTAAATTTTCTAAGTTTGATGTACTTTCAATACAGAGTAAATAGATCTGTGCAGCAGACCTTTTCCTGTCTAAGTTGGTTCCTGTTTGTCCCAGTTCAAAATTGTTTCAAAAGCTGccaatcttaaaaaaaaaaaatcggtTTAAAACCATTTGTATCTTGAgcttttaaatatattcttagtagctttgttttttctttgcttaaaaatTAGTATTTGTATTGGAAAACCTTTGCTATTGAACATGTGAAAACATGTTGGCAGGTACTGGGGCTGAAAATCTGGGAAAGATTAAAGCAATACTAGGTAGGTAAGTATGGGACATTTTAAATCAGCGAGGGTCCTTCTAAAAGCCTGGCAAAAAGGCTTTGGGCCTTTATAAGTGACGTTTAATGCTACTTTAGAACTAACTGTTAAAACTATGTAATTTTTGGTAACCCTTAAATAGATAATCCTCTGGATTTTGGAAGCCTTAAACTATTTAAGtgtgaaatttttattttttttttatctcagttGAAATGTATTTCAGCATGTCTTCAAATTATATTTGTTATAGATTGTAGCAGTCTATGTGGAAAATGGATATTTCAAGGAGGCTGCTGAAGCTCTTGAAAGGCTGTTTACAGACTCGGAATCAGATAAGGTAGTAACTTGCATTAAGCTCTTTCACTTTTAAGAGAAGAGAACGGGTTTCCAAAGCAGCAAATAATATGTGCAAAGCTCTGTTGTGATTGCTGCTTATGCAGTCACCTACACACCTGTGGCACTTAtagatagaaaaagaaatttgtaGGTAGGAGACTGATAGGAATAATGGGAGTAAAATGTTTCTAGCAGCAGTTGTTATTCACTATGGACAGCATCAGTCTGAACTTCATCTCCCACTTCATGTAAGGTGTCACTATGGATTCTGGGAGTCTGACATTGCTGTTTTCTCAGAGTAAAGATGGTATAAACATGCAGACAGAGACATAGAAACTCCCAAGTAATCAGTCTGACTTTTTCTGAACCATTACAGTGCACTCTGTCTCTTCTGGCTACTGTTCTACATATTGATGCAccacagggaagaaaagcttGTTAGTATTTGTAGTATAGAGTGAATATTATTCCTTTATCTGGAAAAGATAATGTGTAGGCCAGGCCACCTCCTGGTTTGTTGACTACATCATTCTGAAAAGATGCAAGTTCAAGTGCATATCTCTAAAAGAATAGATGGTGCACACACCTGAATTTGCTGGGGTGGAGAAAAGAGCAAAGGACTGTaggcaaaaagaaggaaaaaatgctgcCTCTGTCTTCTGGTATATTGGGATATGTGTTCTATATAAGTAGTTCCATATCTGTAACAAAATCTTCAGTTACACTCTTCATTCGGATATTTGGAAAGTATAGTCTGTGTAAAGTACTCATTCATAAATAAGAATGCAACCGGTGCACAGAAGTTAATTGTTGGATGTATTGGTCTCTTAAGATTTAGAGTGGTTGGTAGATAAGATGTAAAGTTATGATTGCCAGTATCAGGGTGTCCTTAATGCTACTAAATAGTCCTTTTCCTGAACATTGTGAACTGCTTTCAGTGGCAGTCTTTTTGAGGCagtaaatgagaaaagagaacACAGTAGTGAGTGGACTTTTCTTGGTGGTTTTGCTCCATTGACAATCTTGCTTTTGATGTTACACCTAAAGGGCATGAAAATAAGGATCTCTGGAAAGTTATATTTAACCACTTACTGAGTAAACTGGTATTGTGCCTAACTGACTTCAGAACACTTTCAAAATGTAGCATGAAGTTGGATAGGTATATTCAGAAAACTGTATAATAATCATGTTTAGCTTTCTGTATGTCCTGTTTAGCATAGATGCCAACTTTACCACAGGATACATTTGTGTTGTataaagctgtgtttttcttaGCCTTTAAGGATGAAGCTGGCAACtgtaattaaaagcaaggatCCATATGTTCCTCTTCTCCAAACCTTCAGTTACAATGTTTTGATAAGTAAAATCAAGTCTTACATTGAACTTttcatggaagaaaatgaaactaaCTTCTTATTACAGGTAtgtcaaatacattttcaagtCTTATTTCAGAAGAGGTGCCTGATAAGATTAAATAGATTTATACTTTCATGTAGGTTGTTTAGACAATATTCAGTTACTGtattagaagaaaaggaagtttttctttgtattttctcaattaaaaaaaaaaaggttgaatGTATGTTTAGGAGGAAGTAGAAGTAAGACTTCTGTAAACTATCCCTCAtgaatgtttgttttttccacaaCTTctgattggaaaaaaaaaggaaaaaagtaaaataaggtCCATCTTTACTGTGTGCTTAAGAGAAGCAATTTTGCTCTCAGACTACTTAAAAGATAATAAACTATATATTTGATGTTTATATGAATTTTCATGTGAAAACTGAAAGTTCAAGACCTGTTAGTTTGACTGAAAGCTTTAGGAATGTCAGAGGAGATAGGAGATAGAAGACTGTTATTGCTGCTTTCATGTAAATAAAAGAGTTCCTTACAAACAGTCTTGCTCAAAAGTGGTTTAAGATTGGCAAGAACAACATTCCTCCTTCAGCTCATTTTCAGGAggattgtaaagaatttctcttATGTTTACCTCCTATAAAAGAATATTGAATTACTCAATTACAAAAATGCAGATATCTAAAGGTAATAAgaatcacattttaaataaacaaacttGAAGTTCCTCTagggttttcattttcttaccaGAGACTAGAGAACTTACACTTTGAATGCATTTAAGAAAGAATATCTTTTAGTAGTTTCAGCTGTCAGtttccaaatttatttttcaaggcTATTTCTTTGAGTCTGAGAGGAGGTGGAGATTTGGAGGTGTCGGGGAAGGCCTGAAACTCCATATTAGCTTACCTAGGCCCTCTGTTTTGCACCCCCATTGCCTGCACATTTGTCATGCTGTTTGCTAATGTTGCATATCTTACTTCTGAAAACTCTGCATTGGACTGAGTTACTTTGTGGAGCATTCATACTTTTGCTcagaggttgctcagagccccttGAGCCTGGCTGTGAATGTTTCTTTGGAGGGAGCAgataccacctctctgggcagcatGTTCCAGTGTTAAACCACCCTcattgttgggggggggggaaatcttccttctatctaaatctactttttttttttttccggtttaaacccgttaccctttgtcctgtcgcAACAGACCCAGCTGAAAAGTATGtcctcatctttcttataggcctgTTGCAATAAGGTCTCCACAGAGCCTTTTGAACAACTCCAGCTCTCTCTGCCTGTCTCATTAGGAGAGGTGTTTCAGCTCACTGAGCATCTTTATGATGCTTGAGCAGGTCTATGCCCTTCTTACACTGGGGGCCCCCAGAGCTGTACTCCAACTGGGGTCTTActaaagcagagtagagggggagattcacttccctcaacctgctggctaggctttttttaatgcagctcaggatatgGTGGCCTTCTAGGCTGCAGGTGCACCTTGCAGGGTCATGTTCAGTTTTTCATCCACCTGATGGGTCTACACTGCCTACTGCTGTTTTGTAGGCTGCTTTTTCTAGGTTGTTGTCAAGGTTGGAATCTACGAGTTTGCAGCTCCTACTGTTGAAGCTACTGCACTTCAGAAAGCTCTTGTAAGTTAGCTGCCCCAAGAACAGTCTGCACGTAATGCCTTACAAGGAAGAAGGACCTATACTAAGCACAATTATTTTACAAGTACAATTCGAAGCCTACTCTTAACTTTCAAAACACAATatagaggattttttttactACCATCAGCCACTGTAAAACAGCTAGTGTTTTGAAAACTTACAGCTGAAAGTTGTGGCAGTTTGGATATTTATGAAATTTCTGGcagtgaaacattttcttctgtggttgGAAGTATTCTGTAACCAGAATGCCTTCCAGTACTTACGTGGATGAATGAGTGAAATAGGGAATGGTTTTGTGTTATCTGacttttatagaatcatagaatagttagggttggaaaggacctcaagatcatctagttccaacccccctgccatgggcagggacacctcaaactaaaccatcccacccaaggcttcatccaacctggccttgaacactgccagggatgcagcactcacaacctccctgggcaacccattccagtgtctcaccaccctaacaggaaagaatttcctccttatatccaatctaaacttcccctgtttaagttttaacccattaccccttgtcctgtcactacagtccctgatgaagagtccctccccaacatccctataggcccccttcaggtactggaaggctgctattaggtttccacgcagccttctcttctccaggctcaacagccccaacttcctcagcctatcttcgtaCAGGAgatgttccagtcccctgatcatcctcatggccctcctctggacttgttccaacagttccatgtcctttttatgttgaggacaccagaactgcacacaatactccaggtgaggtctcaggagagcagagtagaggggcaggatcacctccttcgacctgctggccatgctccttttgatgcagcccaggatagggttggctttctgggctgcaagcgcacactgccggctcatactcattttctcatcgaccagcacccccaagtccttctctgcagggctgctctgaatctctttgcccagtctgtagctgtgcctgggattgctctgacccaggtgtaggaccttgcacttgtcatggttgaacttcataaggttggcgtcagcccaccttacaagcatgtcaaggtccctctggatggcatcccttccctccagcatatcaaccggaccacacagctagGTGTCATCGGccaacttgctgagggcgcactcaatcccgctgtccatgtcagtgatgaagatgttagacaagaccggtcccaacacctatccctgagggacaccgctcgttactggtctccagccggtcattgagccattgaccacagctctttgtgtgtggccatccagccagttctttatccaccgagtggtccatccattgaattgatatctctccaatttagagagaaggatgttgtgtgggacatgTTGAGAGACTGCAAGCTGCTGTGAAGGACAGGTTAAGATTTCAAGAAGACTGAAAATTGAATGGATGGCAGAAAAATAACAGGAGTCAAAAGCAAGccctgaaagaagaaataggTGAAAACAGGAGCAACTGGCTAAGCAGAAAAAGATATAATATTTGGCCTGTAATGGATCTGTCAACTTAGTAATGTTCTGATCTGTTTTGCAACACCCAGCTATCACTTGGGGGTTATATAGACAGTGTTGGATAGAAAATGGTTGGCTCTGCTTAGTAATGGTGGTGCACAACCAGGATTTATTTTATGGCTTGGGTAGTAAATATACCTTAAGATGCTAGGGAAGAAAGTTGATAGCAAAGTAGCAAAAGCAACATCATGTGGACTAATTTTAGGGTGTGGGGAAGGGATGTGTCCTTTATTATAGCAAGTAACTGGGGGGGAATTTGGGGAAAAGCAGGAATCTTAAAATTCTCTGGGCATTCTATAAACAGTAATGAACTGTTCCTCCTCTTGGGAATTGAGAAGAAATAATCTGTGGCTAGAAGTTTAGCCAGGATGTAACAAAATTCTTTTGTTAACACAGGAAAGGTTATGCTTGGTCCTGCCACGTGCTACAGAACTAGATGAACTTGCAAAGCCTGtcagttttcagtttctaaTCTAGTTATATTAAACAAACCTTGGAGTACTTTGATAGTGTTTGCAATCTTAGTAAATCTCTGCATTGTGTTTCACACATCTACATGGTCACTTGTTAAGCAAATTGTAtttctgtgtgtctgtataAATATCACTTGGGGCTATGACTAAAATTTCTCTTGAGTTGTTAACTGGTAATGATtttgtgttcaaggccatgttgcaTGGGGTTTGGGCAGTCTGGCCTACTAGAAgttgtccctgcttgtggcagggggattggaactagatgatctttaaggtcccttccaacccaaaccactttatGATTAACACATTGCAGTTGTTTTGAAACTGCTTATTCTAGTAGGTATATGTCTGAAGGGTCTatgagatcacagaatcccaagggttgaagggacctcaaaagatcatctagtccaacccccctgcaagagcagggtaacctacagtacatcacacaggaacttgtccaggcgggccttgaatatctccagtgtaggagactccacaacccccctgggcaacctgttccagtgctctgtcactcttacagtaaagaagttcttcctgatgttaacgtggaacctcctgtgctccagtttacacccattgccccttgtcctatcactggatatcactgaaaaaagcctagctccatcatcctgacacccaccctttacatatttgtaaagactgatgaggtcacccctcagtctcctccaagctaaagagacccagctccctcagcctcccctcataagggaggtgtcccactcccttaatcatctttgtggctctgcgctggactccttcaagcaattccctgtccttcttgaacagaggggcccagaactggacgcagtattccagatgcagcctcaccaaggcagaatagagggggaggagaacctctcttgacctactaaccacaccctttctaatgcaccctaaaatgccatttgccttcttggccacaagggcacattgctggctcatggtcatcaaCAGATACGTACTGTTAGTTCTAATAGAAAGCACACATACTAGTTTTAGTGCAAACTACTGTCTAGGTGCTGACTGGCTTTGATTTTAAACTCCTGATTCCATTTCTCACAGGCAGCCATGAAAGAGGTGGAGTCTCAAGGACTGGGAGCAGTAGCATTGCAAAGCAACACTGTGAATGCTGATGAAAATGACAAAGagaatttggaaacaaaacaaaggtttGCATTAAGCACTGTACTGCTGAAGGACATGCTTGGACAGTAACTTGAAACTCATAGAACTAAGAGTGGGTAGAAGGAGGGACATTTAGTTCCAAACTGCTGTCTAATAGAAAACTATGAGCACATTCTCTATTTTTAAGTTTTGACTTTTCTATGGTTGTTAACTTCTGGCATTTACCTCAAATAGCTTGGCATTAAGTTTAAGTACTTGTTGGAGATAgacatttttcagtttaaacagcTGTCAGTCTCTTATAATAGTAAAAGCATAGGaatgtttgtggggtttgttttgttttttttcctttatgcttGATTGAGCTTCTTTTAGTCCTGTCCTCCAGACTTCGGGCTATAGCTCATCTGTGGAAGAAAGAGAATAAGGAAAGGGAATCAGTCTGTTACTTTCTCCTTACAGCTAAACCCAAGTTTCTCTTAGTTACATTACTGTGATGATGGGCATTGGATATATTGTTTCATGATTCTGGCAACATGAACCTCAAAACAATTACATACTTTTCCAGGAAATGTTGGGGCACTTGaagctcagctccttccccttcctttgactttattttgaaaaaaattatcaatgtatttctgctgttttatactTGGAATACTTGCCCTTGCTTAGTTAAGGAAAATGACTGATGCAGACAGTATGCAGGAAGACAAATTGCAAGAAGAACGGTTCCTGATAAAACTGCACTGTTTCTGTGCAAAAATACTcggattttctttcatttaattttttttaaatcacgtAAATGACAAGCTGCTGcctatgaaattatttttgggctttttctttctttaaggtTAATGGAAGAGCAACACAGTATTACACATCAGTCACCTGGAGATGTAAGAAACCCCACAGTAAGGTAaaattttgttgttgctgcttttgATCAAAGGCATTTCGTGTTCTGCACATTTTTACTTCAGTTCTGTGTTCCTTGCAGGCCTTGTTCAGGAGGGAAACTCAGAGAGAGAACTGCTCTTCAGGGTGAGTATTAGCTTATTTCTTACGCTTTCGAAACAGTCATGACAAACACTTTCTCCCTGCTTCCCACCCTGCAATAAATGGGTTGGTGGTTTGGTAACTGCTAACCAGCGTGATCAGGTTAGTATAAAAATTGCTGTGGTGGGAAAAAACATTCTCAGTTCTTGTGTGAGGTTTCTGCAGATGAGGATTTGGTGGTTGTCACACTTAGAAGCTATGAGGTGGCTTAAGGCTCTCTGGCAACTCATTTTTTCAAAATCAGTCActattttctggtttgcttgGGGGCTTGTTTGCTTTACTGGCATATATGCCATTCTGTGCAGAAGAGAGCTGCCAGAGGAAGTACTGAAACTTGTCTCTCTTTGACTTCTGGCCTAGGTAATTTGGGGAGGGGTAGGGAACTAAAGAAGTTGGCTGATtggaaaaccaaaaaccaaattgtttgaaaaccaaatcaaaacaaaattatgatGTTTGTGCATCTTCTTGGTATAGCTTTTCAAAAAGTTACAACGTGGATTATGTGTACACTGTTCATAAGTAGGTTCTGAAAAACGTTAAGATCCTCTTACTGCAAAGAGATGTCATTGTATCTTCTGCATGTGGCTGTGTAGTACTTGAAAGGGCAAACTCTTAAGATGACTTGGATGCTTGCCACAATAAGAACCTGACTCTTGTTATGTGGAAATGATGGAAGCTGAATGCGAAGTATCATAGTTCTTCTGGTTAGTTTCCATTCTCTCTATGTAAAATGAGAGCAGGAAGTAtagtaaaaatacttttaccAAAGTAACAATGTTTCATTATTATGTGCCACTTGTTACCtaattgtttaaaatacagttcttcTGTGAGCCTTTCTGCACAGAAAGTATAGTGACTTTTTTGAGCAGCCTATTTTTTGAGTCCTTGGGCTAAGATAAGGtttgtgtgtatacatacataaaagTATATTCATGTATAAACAGACTGACATTTTCCCAGTCTATCAAGGCTTATCATGTATGCACATACATTGTACATTCTTGTCTCATTTAAATGGtagaatgaaaaactgctgCCCTAATGTTGACTCCTCAATGGTCTGGATGTGTTCTAGGTTTGAATGGCTTGcaaaatgtggaaaaacatGGACATTCTTCGGTTTCTGTCCGAAAAAGACAGGTTTGTATCCATTCTTTAATCTAAATagacaaaaaaattaatctgtgCTGCACAAAATTTTATTCCCCCTTCAAACTTCATTTGACTGTCTCTAAAATGCACTGTGTTTAAGATTATCCACGTTATTCAAGCTGTGCTGCAGATCCTGAAACTGTTTTAAGTTCCAAttcctgtctttaaaaaagtaaaGGCCTTTTCTTGAGCAGTCTCAAATATTATTGCTAATGCTTATGAGCCTTTAATTTGTTGAAATACAGTTACTAAAGCTTAGTCTGAGTCTTTTAAAACAtgtagaaaaaagcaaaaaatcttTCCACTATTTGGATTAAACAATTTAGGATGTCATTTGCCCCTGAGAGTTTCAGGCAAATATcaaaggctttttattttcccacttAGAAGGTTAAAGGTTTGGCAATTTTTTAATTCAATACTTTGTTCATATGAAgtgaaaacatgtattttcttgGGAAGCTAATGACAAAATTCCCAATCAGTGGGAAGTACAGAAGTCTATGCCTTAGTGGCAGGCAATTTGAAGTTGATCTGATGTTGGGGTGCACTCTTACAAACTGATTTTTGGAGATAGCAAACTTTATTCACTTCTCATGATAAAATGGTAAGCACTTCTGaatgaaattaatattaaatgtaTTCCCATTGTTGAATTCCTCTTGATAATATCTCTTAGGAGGTAATACGGAGTCTTTCTCTTTAGATAATAGTGCAAGTTATCAAATTGTGTTTATGTTATtatgttttgtctttctcttgtGTATTTTGACATTTAGGTTTTTACAGAACAGGGAAGGACAACCATGCTTACATTTTTCAGACTATCCTTGAGGAGGGTTGTACttattcctatttctttttttttttttttttttttactgaagtaCTTGTTAAATCTTCAGTTACATGCTGTCCTCAAATTGCTTAAGGTCCTAACGAGAACTCATCTGTCCTTGGAGGTGAAGCCACCTGCTATATATAAacagtttttcactttcttattgccctgggttcagctgtagtagtcatttttctgcttcctagtagctggttcagtgctgtgttttttggttttagtctgAGAAAAACACTGGTAACACattgatgtttttagttgttgctcagtagttCTTGCcctaatcaaggacttttcagtctcatgctctgccagatgCCGGGAACAAGCAGAGATgggacacctgacctgaactagccaaagggatattccatcccacagcatgtaatgtccagtatataaactgggcaGAGTCATCTGGAAGGGCAGATCGCTgctctggtcaggctgggtattggtcagcgggtggtgagcataactgtgtttattgttttttttccttttgccttt
This sequence is a window from Lathamus discolor isolate bLatDis1 chromosome 2, bLatDis1.hap1, whole genome shotgun sequence. Protein-coding genes within it:
- the TERF1 gene encoding telomeric repeat-binding factor 1 isoform X2, yielding MAAAPQAGRSSAPSVEVKAVAAGWMLEFCCCCLCRHFGDGCPAEFQRWSSVAHECHFENHKRISPLESALSFWTLLEKEEIELEKLHKDIRQLIQIQIVAVYVENGYFKEAAEALERLFTDSESDKPLRMKLATVIKSKDPYVPLLQTFSYNVLISKIKSYIELFMEENETNFLLQAAMKEVESQGLGAVALQSNTVNADENDKENLETKQRLMEEQHSITHQSPGDVRNPTVRPCSGGKLRERTALQGLNGLQNVEKHGHSSVSVRKRQRWTYKEDLKLKLGVREFGVGNWAKILVHGDFNNRTSVMLKDRWRTLCKIEQG
- the TERF1 gene encoding telomeric repeat-binding factor 1 isoform X1, which codes for MAAAPQAGRSSAPSVEVKAVAAGWMLEFCCCCLCRHFGDGCPAEFQRWSSVAHALINGLSKIPTHQKKTVYLCQLLIRIAKGKKLECHFENHKRISPLESALSFWTLLEKEEIELEKLHKDIRQLIQIQIVAVYVENGYFKEAAEALERLFTDSESDKPLRMKLATVIKSKDPYVPLLQTFSYNVLISKIKSYIELFMEENETNFLLQAAMKEVESQGLGAVALQSNTVNADENDKENLETKQRLMEEQHSITHQSPGDVRNPTVRPCSGGKLRERTALQGLNGLQNVEKHGHSSVSVRKRQRWTYKEDLKLKLGVREFGVGNWAKILVHGDFNNRTSVMLKDRWRTLCKIEQG